The window CAGGGCGGCGGCGGTGGCCACGGCCGATAGCTCCGGAGCCAGCAGGAACGGGGCGGCCAGAACCAAAACAACGCCCTCCAGCGCGATCAGCCGGTTGGAGCGGCGCTCCTCGGTTGGGGGTTGGGTTAGGCCGGGAACGAGGTTCATCGACCAGCGGGCCGCGGCGACGGTTCGGACTTAATAGGCGCCTTTGCCGCGTACCACGACCCAGGGTGTCTTGAGCAGGATGTAGATGTCCATCCACAACGAATAATTCTGGACGTAGTAGAGGTCTTCCTCGGTATGGAGGTGGAGTGGCTTGTCGGCGCGGCCGTTGATCTGCCACCAGCCGGTCATCCCTTGGGGCACGGCCAGCCGTTTGTGTTGCCACGGCTCATATTGCCCCACCAGCCAGGGCAATTCCGGCCGCGGCCCCACCAGGCTCATATCTCCTTTCAGGACGTTGAACAATTGCGGCAGCTCATCGAGGCTGGTATGGCGCAGGAAGCGACCAATCCGGGTGACGCGGGGATCGTTGGCTTTCTTGAAGAGCAGGTGGCCGTCGTCGGTGTGCTCGGTCATGCCCTCCACCATACTATCCGCGCCGTCGATCATCGAGCGGAATTTGTACATGGAGAAGAGCCGCCCGTTTTCGCCCACGCGCTGCTGGCGAAACAGGGTCGATCCCTTGGTGTCCAGCTTGATCAGCACGGTAATGATCACCATCGGCAGCAGCACGATGAGGGTCAGGATACCGGCCAGCGTCAGATCGAACAGGCGCTTGACGAAGCGCTGCACGTCGTTAAGCGCCGGATCGCGCAGATTAATCATCGGCAGGCCGCCGAAATCCTCGACCGACGCGCGATAGAGGGCCAGACTAAAATAATCGGGCACGACGCGCACTTGAACCGGCAAGTCGTGGAGGGCTAGGACGAGTTCGTTGATCTGGGCGTAGTCGCGCTGGGGCAGGGCGATGACGACGTCGTTGATATTGCTACGCTGAACCACCTCGCGAACATCTTCGACCCGGCCCAGTACGTGGAGCACGAAGTCTTGATCGACCGCTACCCGGGGAGTAACCTCATCCAAAAAGCCGGCCAGGGTTAGGCCCATTGATTCGTAATCGCGAATCATTGTGCCCACCCGCTGGCCGACGTCGCCCGCGCCGATGATGAGCACACGATGCTCGGCGGTGGGCACGCGGCTAATACGGAACAGAAGCCGCACCATGACGCGCCAGCCCAACAGCAGGACGAGATCCAGGGCCACGAAGATGATAAATACCCAGCGCGAGAAATCACGATGGGCCAGGAACAGCAGACCGGCGAATAACAAGGCCGAAGCCACCGTGGCAATTGTCACGATCTGCAATTCGTCCATCACCCGGTAGACGCGCTTGGGATCGTAGACCGACAGCACCAGAAACGTCAGACCCCACAGTACCGGCACGACGAGATAGATGAAGGGCATGACCACGGCCGGGCCGCGCAGATTGGTCAGATGAAGAGGGATGTAGGCAACGAGCCGCAGGGCCGCGAACAGGGCCACGCAAGTCAGCAAAATATCAGTCGCCATCGAAAAGATAGCATAGTTGACCCCGAACCGCCTCAACATGTCGCCCCTTATCCTTATCAATCACCCTGGCCAGTCCGCACGCAACCTGTCACCGTATCATATGGCTGACAGTACTCGCAACGACCCGCGTCAGACACCTCAGGCCCTACCTATTCACAATGATATTGATCATATTGCCGGTCAGTTGTGAAATTGGGTGCAATTGGGGAAATTATAACCGGCTCCTCTTTGAGGGCCAAGTATCTAAAGCTATATACCAGACATATTTCTGACTGTGCACTTTATCTAGACTGGGTAGAAGCGCCTTTGCTCACCAACCGCCATAGGCCACAAACGATTTTGTAAGGCCGAACACTTTCTCTTCATACAGCCGGCCGGCGGGAAATAGCGAGGCAAACTCGCCCTTGCGGAGTAGGCTCACCGACCCCACCGATTCACGGGCTTGTTGCCGGGTCTCGTGCCGTTGATACCAGCCCAGGTCATAATGGTGCAATAACCAGGCCCGCCATTCCAGAGGGAGCCACTGGAACCCTGGGAAGAGATAGTGCGGCTCGATAGGGAAGTAATAATTGGGCGTCTGGACGAAATAACGCCGGCCCACACGCTGGACTTCCTCAGCCATGCGCCGCTGCTTCTTGTTGTCGCCGACGTGTTCAATGACCGAATTGGAAAATACAACGTCAAAGGCATCGTCAGCGAATAGAGCCAGGTTGGTGGCGTCGCCGATAATGCTCGTAAACCCACTAAACCTGACCGGTTGTGGCTCCAAATTGAGAATCGTTATGTGGATGCCGGCCTCGTCCAGGAAATCCATTCGTTCCCAGAAATCTTGTGTGCCGCCGACATCGAGGATCGTCAGTGGCCGGGGCACCGACGCCAGTAATTCCAGGAATAACCCAAAGCGCTGGCGACGCATTGACGTAGCCAGGGAATCGTCGGCCCGGTTATCAGCGATCTTTTTAAATAACACGATCTAAACTCCTTCCCCTGCTGAGAACGACTGTCAGCCTAATGACGACCGAAGAGACGTTCCTCTAATATCCGGGCCAGAAAGATTGGGTTGCCCAGCACATAGCGCCGCCATAATCGTCGCGGTTCGATCAACAGACGCCCTAACCATTCGAGGCTATGGTCGTTCATCCACAATGGCGCGCGTTGCACCTGGCCCGAAAGATAGTCAAAGGCCGCGCCTGTGGTCAGGGCGACATTGACCTTGAGGTCTTGCCAATTATCGCGCAACCATTGTTCCTGAAGCGGCATTCCCATCCCCACCACCAGAATGTTCGGTTGGCAACGATTGATGTCGTGCACAACGGCCTCATTTTCGGGGTGACCTCTTGTCTTATTGAAATAGCCATGCTGTACGCCAACGATTTTTAGGTCCGGAAGTCGCTCCAGGAGGCGGTCGGCGGCTGTCTGGGCGTTGCCGGGCTGCGCGCCAAGGAAGTACAGTGAATAGCCTCGATTGTTAGCGAATTCGGCCAATTGCCATAACCAATCAGCGCCGGTGATACGCTCGGGAATGTGATGGCCCAGCAGCCGCGCGCCGAGGATGACGCCGGCTCCATCGCAGAATACGATTTCGGCCTCGTTCCAGGTGTCGCGTAACCAGGGATTGTCAACGGCCAAATTAAGCCCATGCACATTCACGTAAAACGCCAGCGCGCGCCGGCGTTGGTCGATGACATCGGCCAGACATTGGTGCAGTTCGTCCACCGTTAATGGATGGACGTGAACGCCGAGAATGGCAATCGTTTGAGCGGGCATGTTCACCTTACTGATAAGCCGCCCCAGGTTCCCGGGTCGTCGGCCGCAAAACATCTGTTGGCGACCAGAGCCGCCCCCCACATGACCCAGACGACGAATGTCAATGATTGATCCCACCACCACGCATCGGCTATCTCGCGGATATTAAATGCCAGGAAGGCCACCGCCAATGCGATCCAGAACGAACCAAGCTCTCGGCCGGCAGGCCGGCGCAATCCACGAATCACCGCCTGCCATATTGAAATCCACAGACCCAGGTAGAGGCCCAGGCCGACGATGCCGTGTTGGAAGAGCGTCCCCAGATAACTGCTGTGGGTTCCGGCGGCATAAATGCTCCCCCCACCGGGAATTCGTACCGGGACGCCCCAGCCGGCGATCAGATGATCGGGCAAAAGCTGCAGCGTCACGACGTAAATGTTGAAGCGCACCAGCCAACTGGACGGCCGGAGATCAACAAAAGTTGCCTCAAGCGTGTCAAAAATGAGCCCATGGGCGATGTAGCCTAGCAGGACCGCCGCACCCATCGCGGCCAGCATCAGCGCGATGATAAGTGGGCGATTATGCCCGCGCAACAGACCCCAGCGCAGCACCACATACAGCGGAATAGCCGCGACAAAGGCCACGTAGGAGATTCTGGATTCCGTGAAGAGCAGACAAGCGAACAAGCCCAACGCCACACCGGCAAACAGGATACGCGCCACCCCGCGCGATAGTATCATCCGCCAATGGATGAGCGGAATGAGAAGCAGGCAGACCATGCTCAGCGAACTGAACTCGAGGGACAATCCCCTCAACCGGATGACAAACAGGCCCACTTCGTCAGACTGGGAACCGAAGGTACGGATGGCAATCGACGAGAAGAAAGCCGAGCCGTCAATCAGCGATTGCGGCAAGACAAACCCAATGCCGGAAGTGAAACTGCCCCGCCACAGGCCCGACAAGTAGATGAAACCGGCGATAGCCATGTAGACAGCCAGGATGGTCAAGGCCCGGACGATTAGCCACCACTCCCGGCGGGTTTTAATGCAGTTATAGATCAGGATGAGGATAATCGCCTGCGACCATATAGTCGCTGTCTCTTTCAGGTAAATATCGAGGAAATCACGATCAACCCAAAAGATGGGCACGAGCCACCAGATCGCCAGGAGAATGGCGATGACCGCCGTCGAATTCAACTGCACCCGCCAATCGGCGCGGATGAGAAAACGAAATAATTCGTAGAGCGCGAAGAAAGGCAAGAGAAGTTGCTCGATGCCTAACGCCCACCAGACGGGCCACAGCAGCGCGTAATACACCAGATTATGGGCGAACGAAGTGGAAACAAAGGGAATACGCGCCCGTTCGGCCCATGGGGCGGGAGAGGATGGCGCCATCGAGGAATTCATGGGCACGTTATTATATCCGAACGTCGGGCTGGGCTTGCTGTGTCGGCCCATCCGCGAATTGGCTGCCGACCCCAGACCCCAAACCGGCTTCGTAGGCCGTTAGATAAGCTGATGTAACGGCTTCAAGTGAATAAGATCGTGCCTTTTCGCGGCAAGCCCAACTCATGCGCGAACGTTTCTCCGGCTCCGCGACCATCTGCCGGATTTTCTGCTGCAATGATTCTACCTGACCCGGCTCGACCAAAAATCCAGTTTCGCCCTCAATGATCAGTTCCGGCATACCGCCGATGTTGGCGGCGATGACCGGCTTACCATAGGCATAGGCCTCGATGATCGAAATGCCGAAGACTTCATGGACGATCGACGGCATGACGAGGGCATCCGACTGGCTGATCAGCCTGTCCTTCTCAGCGCCGCTCACGTAGCCGTGGAATCTCATCCGCGGAACGCCGGCATAGGTGGCGCGCAAGGCGGCCTCACTGGTGCCGGTGCCGGCGATGTCCAGATGGAGCTGCGGCATCTCACTCATCAGGCCCGCGAAGGCCTGGCATAATACGTCGATCCCTTTCTCTCTCTCCAATCGGCCCAGATACAGTAATCGGAATGATGCGGAGTCTGCCGGCAGGCCGACGGGCAGCGAATCAAGTTCGCGCGTGCTCAGCCCATGCGTATTGGGCACGACAAACTGGCGGGCGCGGTCGAAGAAGCCCATGCCCGTGATGATCTGCTGATTGAACCGGCTGGGG is drawn from Candidatus Promineifilum breve and contains these coding sequences:
- a CDS encoding sugar transferase — its product is MLRRFGVNYAIFSMATDILLTCVALFAALRLVAYIPLHLTNLRGPAVVMPFIYLVVPVLWGLTFLVLSVYDPKRVYRVMDELQIVTIATVASALLFAGLLFLAHRDFSRWVFIIFVALDLVLLLGWRVMVRLLFRISRVPTAEHRVLIIGAGDVGQRVGTMIRDYESMGLTLAGFLDEVTPRVAVDQDFVLHVLGRVEDVREVVQRSNINDVVIALPQRDYAQINELVLALHDLPVQVRVVPDYFSLALYRASVEDFGGLPMINLRDPALNDVQRFVKRLFDLTLAGILTLIVLLPMVIITVLIKLDTKGSTLFRQQRVGENGRLFSMYKFRSMIDGADSMVEGMTEHTDDGHLLFKKANDPRVTRIGRFLRHTSLDELPQLFNVLKGDMSLVGPRPELPWLVGQYEPWQHKRLAVPQGMTGWWQINGRADKPLHLHTEEDLYYVQNYSLWMDIYILLKTPWVVVRGKGAY
- a CDS encoding class I SAM-dependent methyltransferase, with product MRRQRFGLFLELLASVPRPLTILDVGGTQDFWERMDFLDEAGIHITILNLEPQPVRFSGFTSIIGDATNLALFADDAFDVVFSNSVIEHVGDNKKQRRMAEEVQRVGRRYFVQTPNYYFPIEPHYLFPGFQWLPLEWRAWLLHHYDLGWYQRHETRQQARESVGSVSLLRKGEFASLFPAGRLYEEKVFGLTKSFVAYGGW
- a CDS encoding WecB/TagA/CpsF family glycosyltransferase, with amino-acid sequence MPAQTIAILGVHVHPLTVDELHQCLADVIDQRRRALAFYVNVHGLNLAVDNPWLRDTWNEAEIVFCDGAGVILGARLLGHHIPERITGADWLWQLAEFANNRGYSLYFLGAQPGNAQTAADRLLERLPDLKIVGVQHGYFNKTRGHPENEAVVHDINRCQPNILVVGMGMPLQEQWLRDNWQDLKVNVALTTGAAFDYLSGQVQRAPLWMNDHSLEWLGRLLIEPRRLWRRYVLGNPIFLARILEERLFGRH
- a CDS encoding O-antigen ligase family protein, with the translated sequence MGRHSKPSPTFGYNNVPMNSSMAPSSPAPWAERARIPFVSTSFAHNLVYYALLWPVWWALGIEQLLLPFFALYELFRFLIRADWRVQLNSTAVIAILLAIWWLVPIFWVDRDFLDIYLKETATIWSQAIILILIYNCIKTRREWWLIVRALTILAVYMAIAGFIYLSGLWRGSFTSGIGFVLPQSLIDGSAFFSSIAIRTFGSQSDEVGLFVIRLRGLSLEFSSLSMVCLLLIPLIHWRMILSRGVARILFAGVALGLFACLLFTESRISYVAFVAAIPLYVVLRWGLLRGHNRPLIIALMLAAMGAAVLLGYIAHGLIFDTLEATFVDLRPSSWLVRFNIYVVTLQLLPDHLIAGWGVPVRIPGGGSIYAAGTHSSYLGTLFQHGIVGLGLYLGLWISIWQAVIRGLRRPAGRELGSFWIALAVAFLAFNIREIADAWWWDQSLTFVVWVMWGAALVANRCFAADDPGTWGGLSVR
- a CDS encoding glycosyltransferase family 4 protein; this encodes MKVLLVSYLMDVRVGGGAAIAAMHLAQGLTRQGIEVVAVTTHDKPEPQVATGDDGIKIYSFRPRNLYWVKNKDAQPIWKRVIWQTIDIWNPSTFRMMRRLIRQEQPDVIHVHKLRGISPAVWSAAAAEDSRPIIQTCHDYELISPEGLLQSTIGRMAQRRHWALRPYQMMRARYSRQVNVATFPSRFNQQIITGMGFFDRARQFVVPNTHGLSTRELDSLPVGLPADSASFRLLYLGRLEREKGIDVLCQAFAGLMSEMPQLHLDIAGTGTSEAALRATYAGVPRMRFHGYVSGAEKDRLISQSDALVMPSIVHEVFGISIIEAYAYGKPVIAANIGGMPELIIEGETGFLVEPGQVESLQQKIRQMVAEPEKRSRMSWACREKARSYSLEAVTSAYLTAYEAGLGSGVGSQFADGPTQQAQPDVRI